A region from the Kazachstania africana CBS 2517 chromosome 11, complete genome genome encodes:
- the RPN6 gene encoding proteasome regulatory particle lid subunit RPN6 (similar to Saccharomyces cerevisiae RPN6 (YDL097C); ancestral locus Anc_2.361), with the protein MSATIENARELVVAEKYNEAEQVYLQLLERSLVNATESLKNEQESCILELGQLYVKLHASDKLREFIPHSTEYMLQFAKSKTAKVLKTLIEKFEQVPNSIDDQIYVCEKAIDFAKKEKRQFLKHSLTIKLATLHYQKKQYKNALTLIDELLREFKKLDDKPSLVDVHLLESKVYHKLRNLAKSKAALTASRTAANSIYCPTITVAELDLMSGILHCEDKDYKTAFSYFYESFEGFHNLTSYHNSFAKSCQVLKYMLLSKIMLNLIDDVKNILNAKYTKETYQSREIDAMKAVAEAYSNRSLLEFNTALDNYKTELMNDDLIRSHFNALYDTLLESNLSKIIEPFECVEISHISKIIGLDSQQVEGKLSQMILDKVFYGVLDQGNGWLYIYDTPHQDATYDSALELVSELNKVVDQLFEKASVLY; encoded by the coding sequence ATGTCTGCTACAATTGAGAACGCCAGAGAGTTGGTGGTTGCTGAAAAGTACAACGAGGCTGAACAAGTTTATTTGCAACTTTTAGAGAGAAGTTTGGTGAATGCCACCGAGTCCTTGAAGAATGAACAAGAATCGTGCATATTGGAGCTGGGCCAACTTTACGTTAAATTACATGCCAGCGACAAGTTACGCGAGTTTATACCTCACTCTACAGAATATATGTTGCAGTTTGCCAAGTCGAAGACAGCAAAAGTATTGAAGAcattaattgaaaaatttgaacaagTACCAAATTCCATCGATGATCAAATCTACGTGTGTGAAAAAGCCATCGATTTTGCAAAAAAGGAGAAGagacaatttttgaaacattCTCTTACGATTAAATTAGCTACTTTGCACTATCAGAAGAAACAATACAAAAACGCCTTGACTCTAATAGACGAATTACTGAGAGagttcaaaaaattggatgaTAAACCTTCTTTAGTGGATGTCCATCTTTTAGAAAGTAAAGTTTATCataaattgagaaatttaGCTAAATCTAAGGCTGCCTTGACTGCGTCAAGAACTGCTGCAAACTCCATTTATTGTCCTACCATTACAGTGGCAGAATTAGATTTAATGAGTGGTATATTGCATTGTGAAGATAAGGATTATAAAACAGcattttcttatttctaTGAGAGTTTTGAAGGATTCCATAATTTGACTTCATATCATAATTCATTTGCTAAATCATGTCAAGTCCTTAAATATATGCTTCTATCCAAAATCATGctaaatttaattgatgaCGTtaagaatattttaaatgCCAAGTACACAAAGGAAACATACCAATCTCGTGAAATTGACGCTATGAAAGCCGTCGCGGAAGCTTACAGCAACAGATCCCTTTTGGAATTTAATACAGCATTAGATAACTACAAAACGGAATTAATGAACGATGATTTGATTAGGTCTCATTTCAATGCATTATACGATACTTTGTTGGagtcaaatttatcaaagatCATCGAACCATTTGAATGTGTTGAAATTTCTCACATTTCCAAGATAATTGGTCTGGATTCACAACAAGTTGAAGGCAAATTATCACAAATGATTCTAGATAAAGTCTTCTATGGTGTTTTAGATCAAGGGAATGGATGGTTGTACATTTACGACACGCCTCACCAGGATGCTACTTACGATTCCGCATTGGAACTGGTATCTGAACTCAATAAAGTGGTAGATCAATTGTTCGAAAAAGCAAGTGTATTATACTGA
- the SNU23 gene encoding U4/U6-U5 snRNP complex subunit SNU23 (similar to Saccharomyces cerevisiae SNU23 (YDL098C); ancestral locus Anc_2.359), whose amino-acid sequence MSNFGRRTWNKEEYAAGLHDKGPQPYTENELRQLKAKYTDYNKLMQDSIKNLNQRTLQTNVSQYKKGKQFGFYCDLCDLTYKDTLQYINHLNHKTHELKFNSIFNEDLILNKRDNDDISTEEFEQSYKELLKDFVKENSTRTRQAKQAKIERKSTPTNDSKSEMAQLMGFQNFATSKR is encoded by the coding sequence ATGTCAAATTTTGGTAGGAGAACATGGAATAAGGAGGAATATGCAGCTGGCTTGCATGATAAGGGACCACAACCATatactgaaaatgaattacGACAGCTGAAGGCAAAATATACGGATTACAACAAACTAATGCAGGAttctattaaaaatttgaatcagCGAACATTGCAGACAAACGTGTCACAGTACAAGAAGGGTAAACAGTTTGGGTTTTACTGTGACCTGTGTGATCTCACGTATAAAGACACTCTGCAATATATCAATCATCTGAATCATAAGACGCACGAACTCAAGTTCAACTCGATATTCAATGAGGACCTTATCCTAAATAAAAgagataatgatgatatttccactgaagaatttgagCAATCATATAAGGAGCTACTTAAAGATTTTGTCAAGGAGAATAGTACTAGAACAAGACAGGCTAAACAAGCAAAAATTGAGAGGAAATCGACTCCAACTAATGACAGTAAATCAGAGATGGCACAACTAATGGGATTTCAGAATTTCGCCACATCAAAGAGGTAG